The region TAACGATCTTAACATCGAATATGTGCAAGCATCCCTACAAGATAAAGAGGAACTACTCATTGTAATGCAAGGAGTTACGCATGTCTATCACTGTGCAGCGCTTATCTCTATCGTTCCGGGTGCTTACGAAAAACTCTATGCTGTCAATGTGCAGGGGCTACAAAACGTTATCGAGGCATCGATTGCTGTGGGCGTGAAAAAATTTATCCATATATCATCGGTAGAGGCGATTGGCTACCAAAAAGGAGAAAAAATTGTCGACGAAAGTGCTGGCTTTCGCCCCAATGACACCTTTATTCCTTATGGGAAGAGCAAAGCCATTGGCTCGATCAAAGCGCTAGAGTTAGCTAAATCCGCGAACTTACCCCTCGTGATTTTAGCACCTGCAGGCATTATCGGCCCCTACGACTACGGGCAGTCGCGCCTAGGTAGAGTGATCTGGGATAGCTATAACCACAAACTACCTGCCTATATCGATGGCGGATTCGACTTTGTAGACAGTCGCGATGTTGCGAAATTGGCAATTCACGCCATGCACCATGCACCCGCTTATGAACTCTATATTTGTAGCGGTACTCATGCGTCGTTGGAACAACTCATCGGTACGGTTACGACAAAAAAACCACCCAAACTCCCCATTACTGCGGCGAAACTCCTCGCGCTCTACTTTGAAATTGCCCATAAACTCGGCGGGCGCGACCCACTGATTACCTCAGGTTCGCTACGCATCACCCAATCGCACCTTAGTTACAACAGCAGTAAAGCAAAACGCAAACTTGATTGGCAAATCCGTCCATTAACAACCACCATTAAAGAGACATTGGCATGGTATAAAAAGCACTTTTCTTCTGAAAAAAGCTAAAACACGTTGTTCTATACTAATTTTTCCTGTATAATATAGATATTTATACTCTTATATGAAGGATTTTTTATGAAACAACCTATTTTATTTTTATTAAGCATCATTAGCCTGCTCGTTGTCAGCCATGCACAACCGCAGCCAGCAGGCGAGGATCGCCTCTACTCCCAAATGAATTTTCCCGAGGAATGGCACGCTTTACGTCAAGAATTTGCCCAAGAGTGGCTGGATATGCTCTACCTCTCTGGTGATTTGAGCAAAAAGAACGTAGCCAAAGAGTTAAGAACGACCTTCCCTGAATTTATCGAAGCGTATGACCTCTGGCAAGCTGGCGATGAAGAGATATATGATCTGTCCGTACCATTAATCGTGTTTGAGCAAATAAATGCTCTGCTCGCCCAAATGCCTATCAATCTCATCGATCCCGATCTCGTCCAAATAGCCCTGCTTAATTTGCTGGGGCGCGAGCACTATCTGGCACTCGAGGAACGAAATCTTCATCTCCCCGAAAATATCTTTGGGTTAGCTCTCTACACTGTATCGTTAGTTACGATGATTAATGAACACCATAAAGGAGATATGGATAAAATGCTTACCGATTGGCTAGAGCGTTATGGTTTGGATGATGAGTCCAGCGATGAAGAAAAATTTCGTATGCTCTTTCATCTGGGGTACACCTTTATTGAGACCTTTTTCGGTGGGGAGGCTTTCCTCTTTTGGACGTATGAAACCTTTTCAGAATATATCGAGATGGTTGCACAGATGATTGAGGAAGAAATCGCCGTCAATCTTGAAGATCTCTTTCCCTCACTAGAAGAGTAGCATAAAGAGAGCTCTCATACCGAGAGCTCTCTTTCTTTTTTTATTATAGAGAAAATTTAGCGCTTGTTGCGTAAGCAGTAATAGGCATCTTTACCTGGGTAGGTGGAGATCTCTTCCGTGTAGTTGAGCTCCTCTTCAATGCGAATCAAGCGGTTATACTTAGCAATACGATCAGAACGGCTCATCGAACCAGTCTTAATCTGACCCGCTTCCAATGCAACAACAAGATCAGCAATAAAGCTATCTTCGGTCTCGCCAGAACGGTGAGAGACAACAGCCGTGTAACCAGCCTTCTTAGCCATCTCTACAGCCTCAATAGTCTCGGTAACCGAACCGATTTGATTAACTTTAATTAAGATAGAGTTAGCAATGCCCTTATCAATACCCTCTTTGAGGATCTTAGAGTTGGTAACAAAGAGGTCATCACCCACCACCTGAACTTTATCGCCAATGGCATCGGTGAGCTTCTTCCAACCATCCCAGTCGCTCTCGGCAAGACCGTCTTCTAGGCTGATGATTGGGTACTTTTTAGCCCACTCTGCCCAGTAAGCAACCATCTCGTCGCTCGATAGCTCGCGCTTGTCGCTCTTGCTAAAGACATATTTTTTCTTTGCTTCATCATAGAATTCCGAGGCAGCAGGATCAAGGGCAATCATGAAATCTTTACCATGTCCATAAGTGTAACCGGCTTTCTCAATGGCCTTCATGATATACTCAGGGGCCTCTTCGTTACTCTTGAGGTTAGGAGCAAAACCACCCTCATCGCCCACGCTAGTAGCCAACCCTTCGGCGTGAAGGATATTCTTTAGCGAGTGGAAAACCTCTGCCATCATGCGTACCGCCTCTTTGAGGTTAGGCGCACCAACTGGCACAATCATGAACTCTTGGAAGTCGACCGAGTTATCGGCATGAGAACCACCATTGAGTACGTTTGCCATGGGTACAGGTAAAGTGCTGGCATGCGCGTTACCAAGGTAGCGATAGAGAGGAATCTGTAAATAATCGGCAGCCGCACAAGCTACAGCCATGGAGACACCCAAAATTGCATTAGCACCAAGCTTAGCCTTATTTTCGGTACCATCAAGCTTGATCATCAAGCGATCGATAGCAACTTGCTCTAGGGCATCAAGACCAATAATCTCATCTGCAATAATGTCATTAACATTCTCCACAGCCTTCTGTACACCCTTACCAAGGTAGCGACTCTTATCGCCATCGCGCAACTCTAGTGCCTCGCGGGTACCGGTGCTAGCACCAGAAGGAACGGCCGCACGACCAAAGCTACCATCTTCTAGGTGAACTTCCACTTCGATGGTGGGGTTTCCGCGTGAATCCAAAATCTCACGGGCATGAACCATAGCAATCATACTGCTCATAAATACTCTCCTCACGAAAAATTCAATTTATCTCTCTTATAGAATACCATTTTATCGAAAAATTAGCAAGGGATTAATCTAGGAAAAGAGGAATTATAACCATTTTTTCTAAAAATTATGCTAAAGTTTTCCCAAAAGCATCCGAAACGATTAAGGGTTAATGTGAATGGCGTTTGACCA is a window of Entomospira culicis DNA encoding:
- the eno gene encoding phosphopyruvate hydratase produces the protein MSSMIAMVHAREILDSRGNPTIEVEVHLEDGSFGRAAVPSGASTGTREALELRDGDKSRYLGKGVQKAVENVNDIIADEIIGLDALEQVAIDRLMIKLDGTENKAKLGANAILGVSMAVACAAADYLQIPLYRYLGNAHASTLPVPMANVLNGGSHADNSVDFQEFMIVPVGAPNLKEAVRMMAEVFHSLKNILHAEGLATSVGDEGGFAPNLKSNEEAPEYIMKAIEKAGYTYGHGKDFMIALDPAASEFYDEAKKKYVFSKSDKRELSSDEMVAYWAEWAKKYPIISLEDGLAESDWDGWKKLTDAIGDKVQVVGDDLFVTNSKILKEGIDKGIANSILIKVNQIGSVTETIEAVEMAKKAGYTAVVSHRSGETEDSFIADLVVALEAGQIKTGSMSRSDRIAKYNRLIRIEEELNYTEEISTYPGKDAYYCLRNKR
- a CDS encoding NAD-dependent epimerase/dehydratase family protein yields the protein MIFITGASGLVGCALVMELYGQGVRSMRLLIHRNNHIKRLLLDEGINDLNIEYVQASLQDKEELLIVMQGVTHVYHCAALISIVPGAYEKLYAVNVQGLQNVIEASIAVGVKKFIHISSVEAIGYQKGEKIVDESAGFRPNDTFIPYGKSKAIGSIKALELAKSANLPLVILAPAGIIGPYDYGQSRLGRVIWDSYNHKLPAYIDGGFDFVDSRDVAKLAIHAMHHAPAYELYICSGTHASLEQLIGTVTTKKPPKLPITAAKLLALYFEIAHKLGGRDPLITSGSLRITQSHLSYNSSKAKRKLDWQIRPLTTTIKETLAWYKKHFSSEKS